In the genome of Vanacampus margaritifer isolate UIUO_Vmar chromosome 1, RoL_Vmar_1.0, whole genome shotgun sequence, one region contains:
- the snap23.1 gene encoding synaptosome associated protein 23.1 isoform X3: MPTFDPPSLSNTTTSKLLTRYSTELKRSRRPSKAPPYSNSRARLTLRARDQGGRRDTKRSEGIQKFYRLRQVRIPDSRRSCRVEKLDAGRVRRPQTIELSATGGASKLDSSNMDNMTVEQIAARANQVTDESLESTRRMLQMAEESKETGVKTLVMLDQQGEQLNRVEDGMDQINQDMRLAEKNLSDLSKCCGLCICPCSRYASDGKRRPRRPVMSPFLKKKKKKKLTP; the protein is encoded by the exons atgccTACTTTTGACCCACCCTCTTTATCCAACACCACAACTAGCAAACTTTTAACGCGCTATTCAACGGAATTAAAAAGATCCCGACGGCCATCGAAGGCACCGCCATATAGCAACTCGCGCGCGCGTCTCACATTACGTGCTCGTGACCAAGGCGGAAGACGCGACACGAAGCGTAGTGAAGGAATCCAGAAGTTTTATCGCTTGCGCCAAGTTCGCATACCTGACTCAAGGAGGAGTTGCCGGGTCGAAAAACTCGACGCGGGGAGGGTTCGACG GCCGCAGACTATCGAGCTGAGTGCCACGGGAGGCGCGTCCAAACTGGACAGCAGCAACATGGACAACATGACGGTGGAGCAGATCGCCGCCAGGGCCAACCAAGTGACCGATGAG TCGCTGGAAAGCACGCGCAGGATGCTGCAAATGGCCGAGGAG AGCAAGGAGACCGGTGTGAAAACCTTGGTGATGTTGGACCAGCAAGGAG AGCAGCTGAACCGCGTGGAGGACGGCATGGACCAGATCAACCAGGACATGAGGCTGGCCGAGAAGAACCTGAGCGACCTCTCCAAGTGCTGCGGACTTTGCATCTGCCCGTGCAGCAGGTACGCCTCGGACGGCAAACGGCGTCCTCGCCGTCCTGTCATGAGCccgttctt aaaaaaaaaaaaaaaaaaaaagcttacccCGTGA
- the snap23.1 gene encoding synaptosome associated protein 23.1 isoform X1, whose protein sequence is MPTFDPPSLSNTTTSKLLTRYSTELKRSRRPSKAPPYSNSRARLTLRARDQGGRRDTKRSEGIQKFYRLRQVRIPDSRRSCRVEKLDAGRVRRPQTIELSATGGASKLDSSNMDNMTVEQIAARANQVTDESLESTRRMLQMAEESKETGVKTLVMLDQQGEQLNRVEDGMDQINQDMRLAEKNLSDLSKCCGLCICPCSRVTSIENDSRYKRTWGIGEGLDAESNGDGSKVVSKQPGGVRNGQPGQVNAAPPPSGPYVKRITNDAREDEMEDNLNAVGGLISNLKSMAVDMGTEMDKQNKQIDRITDKADMNKVRIDEANQRATKLIN, encoded by the exons atgccTACTTTTGACCCACCCTCTTTATCCAACACCACAACTAGCAAACTTTTAACGCGCTATTCAACGGAATTAAAAAGATCCCGACGGCCATCGAAGGCACCGCCATATAGCAACTCGCGCGCGCGTCTCACATTACGTGCTCGTGACCAAGGCGGAAGACGCGACACGAAGCGTAGTGAAGGAATCCAGAAGTTTTATCGCTTGCGCCAAGTTCGCATACCTGACTCAAGGAGGAGTTGCCGGGTCGAAAAACTCGACGCGGGGAGGGTTCGACG GCCGCAGACTATCGAGCTGAGTGCCACGGGAGGCGCGTCCAAACTGGACAGCAGCAACATGGACAACATGACGGTGGAGCAGATCGCCGCCAGGGCCAACCAAGTGACCGATGAG TCGCTGGAAAGCACGCGCAGGATGCTGCAAATGGCCGAGGAG AGCAAGGAGACCGGTGTGAAAACCTTGGTGATGTTGGACCAGCAAGGAG AGCAGCTGAACCGCGTGGAGGACGGCATGGACCAGATCAACCAGGACATGAGGCTGGCCGAGAAGAACCTGAGCGACCTCTCCAAGTGCTGCGGACTTTGCATCTGCCCGTGCAGCAG GGTGACGTCCATCGAGAACGACTCGCGCTACAAGCGCACGTGGGGCATCGGGGAAGGACTGGACGCCGAAAGCAACGGCGACGGTTCCAAAGTGGTGTCGAAGCAACCGGGCGGCGTTCGCAACGGTCAGCCCGGCCAAGTCAACGCGGCGCCGCCGCCTTCCGGGCCGTACGTCAAGAG GATAACCAACGACGCCCGTGAGGACGAGATGGAGGACAATCTGAACGCCGTCGGCGGCCTCATCAGCAACCTGAAGTCCATGGCGGTGGACATGGGCACGGAAATGGACAAGCAGAACAAACAGATTGACCGGATCACCGATAAG GCGGACATGAACAAAGTGCGCATCGATGAAGCCAACCAGAGAGCCACCAAACTCATCAACTAA
- the snap23.1 gene encoding synaptosome associated protein 23.1 isoform X2 produces the protein MPQTIELSATGGASKLDSSNMDNMTVEQIAARANQVTDESLESTRRMLQMAEESKETGVKTLVMLDQQGEQLNRVEDGMDQINQDMRLAEKNLSDLSKCCGLCICPCSRVTSIENDSRYKRTWGIGEGLDAESNGDGSKVVSKQPGGVRNGQPGQVNAAPPPSGPYVKRITNDAREDEMEDNLNAVGGLISNLKSMAVDMGTEMDKQNKQIDRITDKADMNKVRIDEANQRATKLIN, from the exons AT GCCGCAGACTATCGAGCTGAGTGCCACGGGAGGCGCGTCCAAACTGGACAGCAGCAACATGGACAACATGACGGTGGAGCAGATCGCCGCCAGGGCCAACCAAGTGACCGATGAG TCGCTGGAAAGCACGCGCAGGATGCTGCAAATGGCCGAGGAG AGCAAGGAGACCGGTGTGAAAACCTTGGTGATGTTGGACCAGCAAGGAG AGCAGCTGAACCGCGTGGAGGACGGCATGGACCAGATCAACCAGGACATGAGGCTGGCCGAGAAGAACCTGAGCGACCTCTCCAAGTGCTGCGGACTTTGCATCTGCCCGTGCAGCAG GGTGACGTCCATCGAGAACGACTCGCGCTACAAGCGCACGTGGGGCATCGGGGAAGGACTGGACGCCGAAAGCAACGGCGACGGTTCCAAAGTGGTGTCGAAGCAACCGGGCGGCGTTCGCAACGGTCAGCCCGGCCAAGTCAACGCGGCGCCGCCGCCTTCCGGGCCGTACGTCAAGAG GATAACCAACGACGCCCGTGAGGACGAGATGGAGGACAATCTGAACGCCGTCGGCGGCCTCATCAGCAACCTGAAGTCCATGGCGGTGGACATGGGCACGGAAATGGACAAGCAGAACAAACAGATTGACCGGATCACCGATAAG GCGGACATGAACAAAGTGCGCATCGATGAAGCCAACCAGAGAGCCACCAAACTCATCAACTAA